TCGGTCCAGGTAGCCGCCTTCGCCACCGGTGTTCCTCCTAATATCTACGGATTTCACTCCTACACTAGGAATTCCACTACCCTCTCCCGTATTCAAGTCTCCCAGTTTCCAATGCACTTCCCGGGTTGAGCCCGGGGCTTTCACATCAGACTTAAAAGACCGCCTACACGCGCTTTACGCCCAATAAATCCGAACAACGCTTGCACCCTCCGTATTACCGCGGCTGCTGGCACGGAGTTAGCCGGTGCTTCCTTTGAGGGTACCGTCAAGTATAGATGGTATTAGCGCCCATACACTTCTTCCCCTCTGACAGAGCTTTACGACCCGAAGGCCTTCATCACTCACGCGGCGTTGCTGCGTCAGGGTTTCCCCCATTGCGCAAAATTCCCCACTGCTGCCTCCCGTAGGAGTCTGGACCGTGTCTCAGTTCCAGTGTGGCTGATCATCCTCTCAGACCAGCTAACCATCGTAGCCTTGGTAGTCCATTACACTACCAACTAGCTAATGGTACGCGGACCCATCCTGATACAGTAGCTTATAAATAGAGGCCACCTTTTCCCGCAAGAACCAAAGTTCCCGTGGGCTTATCCGGTATTAGCACCCCTTTCGAGATGTTATCCCAGATACCAGGGTAGGTTATCCACGCGTTACTCACCCGTGCGCCACTAAATTAGGAGCAAGCCCCTAATTCCGTTCGACTTGCATGTGTTAAGCACGCCGCCAGCGTTCGTTCTGAGCCAGGATCAAACTCTCCAGTTTAAATTTAAACGGAAAATCCGATTCTAACTTTTTTCTACTCTTGTAAATCTTTTAGGACCCACAATTCGTCGTCTACTATTTAGTTTTCAAAGACCAAGTTTTTGCTGCGACAGACTTTGCAACTTACTACAATCAGTTTTCTCTGTCAACATCTTTTTTCAAGCAATTTCTTTTTTTCTTCAGCCGCCAATCTCTCGGCGAAGTCCAACTTTATACTCTAGCTTCTTCTTCCTGTCAAACCTTTTTTTCAGCTGCTGTTCTTTTTTTTCTTTCCCAAAAAACCGCCCCGTCCAACAGAAGGACGGTTATAACAAATGACTCCTGCGACGTCAACAGCTATTTGCTTAATTTTATCTAACTGCTTCATCAGTCCAGGATTTTGCCTACAGCTTCTTTCAATTCCGGGTCGCCTCGGACACCCTTGCCGTTTAGCTAATTTCCATCCGGAAAGGGTGCTTTTCTGCCCTGGTGGCGTCAATCTGCGGGCTTACTTGTGCGACGTACCGATGTACGTCTCCGCGCAAGCCCTTGATTTCCTTGCCAGAACAAAAAATCCCCTCTTTCCGAATCGGAAACCACTAGTTTCTCATCCGGAGTTTCCGGATGGAAACTAGCTAATGGTTCCCGTCATCAGGGTCCGTAGAGGACTTGCACCTCCGAGTCACAAACCAAGCTACCACGGCTGGTTTGATGGTGCTTGCGCACCACGCGTCCTGCCGGGCGTACACAAAAAAAGCGCGGCATCAGCCACGCTTGAGTTACAAGTCGAATATTGAATAAATTTAAATAAAAGCCACCTTGGCAAAACGTCTCTTACCTACCTGAAGAATCACTTGGCCGGCAGAAGGTATTTCCAAGTTTTCATCATTAATCTTCTCGCCATCAACCTTGACCCCACCACCTTGGATGGACCGACGCCCCTCGCTATTGGATTTAACCAAGCCAGCCTCTGCCAAGAGCCTTGCCAACAATATTTTCCCATCGCCTGCAGCCATTTGAATCTCCGGCATATCATCGGGTGTCTGATTATCCCTGAAGCGCTTGACGAAGCTTTCTTCTGCTTCGGCCGCAGCTTCCTGGCCATGGAATCTTGCCACCATTTCACGTCCGAGCCGTTTTTTTGCCTCCATGGGGTGCACCGTACCCGATTTAAGGTCTACCTTCAACTGTTGTAGTGCTGCCATGCTCATATCGCTCAATAATTCATAGTAACGAAGCATCAATTCATCCGATACGGACATGATCTTGCCGAAAATCTCATCGGCAGGTTCATTAATGCCGATATAATTACCCAGGGACTTCGACATTTTGTTAACGCCATCAAGCCCCTCTAGGAGAGGCATCGTGATAACAGTTTGCGGAGACTGTCCCCACTCCCGCTGCAGTTCTCGCCCCACAAGAAGGTTGAATTTCTGATCGGTGCCTCCCAGCTCAACATCGGCTTTCAAGGCAACGGAGTCATATCCCTGAATAAGAGGATACATGAACTCATGGATACTGATGGGTTGTTGGTTTGAGAAGCGGTTATTAAAGTCCTCCCGCTCCAGCATCCGGGCAACGGTGTATTTGGATGCAAGGCCAATCATATCTGAAGCAGAAAGTTTGGCGAGCCATTCTGAATTAAAGACCACTTTTGTCTTTTCCGGGTCAAGGATCTTAAACACCTGCTCCTTGTAGGTCTCGGCGTTTTTCAGGACATCTTCCCTGGAGAGAACTTTCCGCGTTTCCGATTTTCCCGTCGGGTCACCTATCATGCCGGTAAAATCGCCGATGAGAAAGTATATTTCGTGCCCCAACTGCTGAAACTGACGCAGTTTATGGAGCAAAACGGTATGGCCCAGGTGAAGATCAGGGGCGGTGGGATCAAAACCAGCCTTGACTCTTAAAGGAACGCCGGTCGCAGATGATTTCTCCAGCTTCTCGACCAGC
This region of Geotalea daltonii FRC-32 genomic DNA includes:
- the tyrS gene encoding tyrosine--tRNA ligase; amino-acid sequence: MTVAEQMEIIKRGAVEILLEKELVEKLEKSSATGVPLRVKAGFDPTAPDLHLGHTVLLHKLRQFQQLGHEIYFLIGDFTGMIGDPTGKSETRKVLSREDVLKNAETYKEQVFKILDPEKTKVVFNSEWLAKLSASDMIGLASKYTVARMLEREDFNNRFSNQQPISIHEFMYPLIQGYDSVALKADVELGGTDQKFNLLVGRELQREWGQSPQTVITMPLLEGLDGVNKMSKSLGNYIGINEPADEIFGKIMSVSDELMLRYYELLSDMSMAALQQLKVDLKSGTVHPMEAKKRLGREMVARFHGQEAAAEAEESFVKRFRDNQTPDDMPEIQMAAGDGKILLARLLAEAGLVKSNSEGRRSIQGGGVKVDGEKINDENLEIPSAGQVILQVGKRRFAKVAFI